Proteins encoded together in one Falco peregrinus isolate bFalPer1 chromosome 2, bFalPer1.pri, whole genome shotgun sequence window:
- the LOC101924848 gene encoding LOW QUALITY PROTEIN: rho-related BTB domain-containing protein 2 (The sequence of the model RefSeq protein was modified relative to this genomic sequence to represent the inferred CDS: deleted 2 bases in 2 codons), translating to MDLDVDYERPNVETIKCVVVGDNAVGKTRLICARACNATLSQYQLLATHVPTVWAIDQYRVCQEVLERSRDVVDEVSVSLRLWDTFGDHHKDRRFAYGRSDVVVLCFSLANPNSLRHVKTMWYPEIKHFCPRTPIVLVGCQLDLRYADLEAVNRARRPLAKPIKPTDILPPERGHEVAKELGVPYYETSVVAQFGIKDVFDNAIRAALISRRHLQFWKSHLKKMQRPLLQAPFLPPKPPPPVIQVPDPPASRSWGPAALFCTPLCADVVFQLQGGQQVFAHRVYLATSCSKFYDLFTLEGPRGAGKEPAVRTKSLDGERGVLAVGAHAPLRTSQSDDALRPAQGTAGAPSGGSGRDLSAWGRGFISMHWELVADPVAGREKRMAVVCMDRRVQAEPFRAVLEYLYTGRLDQARGDLMQVATIAELLEVFDLRMMVANVLNKESFMNQEITKAFHVRRANRIKECLGKGDVVFHVDDGAVPAHKPLLIAGCDWMMAMFRGAFRESYAAEVSLPGTNCACLRAVLDFLYTGVFTPTPDLDAMELLILTNRLCLPRLQALTEQYAVDELLRAFMQRVEIDEQVIIYLEMTQFHNARQLAAWCLHYICTNYNSVCRRFPREMKFMSAENQAHFERHRWPAVWYLKEEDLYLRSKKEREREEQLQRKQHTRSKWCFWRPSPHVS from the exons ATGGACCTGGACGTGGACTACGAGCGCCCCAACGTCGAGACCATCAAGTGCGTGGTGGTGGGCGACAACGCGGTGGGGAAGACGCGGCTGATCTGCGCCCGCGCCTGCAACGCCACGCTCAGCCAGTACCAGCTGCTGGCCACGCACGTCCCCACCGTCTGGGCCATCGACCAGTACCGCGTCTGCCAGGAG GTGCTGGAGCGCTCCCGGGATGTGGTGGACGAGGTCAGCGTCTCCCTGCGCCTCTGGGACACCTTCGGGGACCACCACAAGGATCGGCGCTTCGCCTATGGCAG GTCAGATGTGGTCGTGCTGTGCTTTTCGCTGGCAAACCCCAACTCCCTGCGCCATGTGAAGACGATGTGGTACCCTGAGATCAAGCACTTCTGCCCCCGCACGCCCATCGTGCTGGTGGGGTGCCAGCTGGACCTGCGCTATGCCGACCTGGAGGCTGTCAACCGGGCCCGCCGCCCCTTGGCCAA GCCCATCAAGCCCACGGACATCCTGCCACCGGAGCGGGGCCATGAGGTGGCcaaggagctgggggtgccCTACTACGAGACCAGTGTGGTGGCCCAGTTTGGCATCAAGGACGTCTTCGATAACGCCATCCGTGCCGCTCTCATCTCCCGCCGGCACCTCCAGTTCTGGAAGTCCCACCTGAAGAAAATGCAGCGGCCACTGCTGCAGGCCCCCTTCCTGCCCCCTAAGCCCCCGCCACCCGTCATCCAGGTCCCCGACCCGCCGGCCAGCCGCAGCTGGGGCCCTGCTGCCCTCTTCTGCACCCCACTCTGTGCCGACGTTGTCTTCCAGCTGCAAGGCGGACAGCAGGTCTTTGCCCACCGGGTCTACCTGGCTACCTCCTGCTCCAAGTTCTATGACCTCTTCACCCTGGAGGGGCCACGGGGGGCGGGAAAGGAGCCTGCTGTCCGCACGAAGAGCCTGGACGGGGAGCGGGGGGTCCTGGCTGTGGGGGCGCACGCCCCGCTGCGGACTTCGCAGAGTGATGATGCGCTGCGGCCAGCA CAGGGGACGGCGGGGGCGCCAAGTGGTGGCAGTGGCCGTGACCTGTCGGCGTGGGGCCGCGGCTTCATCAGCATGcactgggagctggtggccgaCCCAGTGGCAGGGCGAGAGAAGCGGATGGCAGTGGTGTGCATGGACCGGCgggtgcaggcagagccctTCCGCGCCGTGCTGGAGTACCTCTACACGGGGCGGCTGGACCAGGCGCGTGGGGACCTGATGCAGGTGGCCACCATTGCCGAGCTGCTAGAGGTCTTTGACCTGCGCATGATGGTGGCCAACGTGCTCAACAAGGAGAGCTTCATGAACCAGGAGATCACCAAGGCCTTCCATGTCCGCCGTGCCAACCGCATCAAGGagtgcctggggaaggggg ATGTGGTTTTCCACGTGGATGATGGGGCTGTGCCGGCGCACAAGCCCCTGCTCATTGCCGGCTGCGACTGGATGATGGCCATGTTCCGGGGGGCTTTCCGGGAGAGCTACGCTGCTGAG GTCTCCCTGCCCGGCACCAACTGCGCCTGCCTGCGCGCCGTCCTTGACTTCCTCTACACCGGCGTCTTCACCCCCACGCCTGACCTGGACGCCATGGAGCTCCTCATCCTCACCAACCGCCTCTGCCTGCCCCGGCTGCAGGCGCTCACAG AGCAGTACGCCGTGGATGAGCTGCTGCGAGCCTTCATGCAGCGGGTGGAGATCGACGAGCAGGTCATCATCTACCTGGAGATGACGCAG TTCCACAATGCCCGGCAGCTGGCCGCCTGGTGCCTGCACTACATCTGCACCAACTACAACAGCGTCTGCCGCCGCTTCCCCCGTGAGATGAAGTTCATGTCCGCAG AGAACCAGGCGCACTTTGAGCGGCACCGCTGGCCG GCCGTGTGGTACCTGAAGGAGGAGGACCTGTACCTGCGCTCCAAGAAGGAGCGGGAGCgggaggagcagctgcagcgCAAGCAGCACACCCGCAGCAAGTGGTGCTTCTGGCGGCCCTCACCCCACGTCTCCTGA
- the WDR54 gene encoding WD repeat-containing protein 54 has protein sequence MAAATSGMYRKEKSIQLKSSSAALYNNLSVLPLPGRQLTCFSTVHGPSLSMVTADGLGFSHRQLQAKEGGMTVSTSLLTQAAWCVLPSRVLLVLTSQKGIQMYESDGSIMVYWHALDVTEHPPAQAVFARGIAAAGGRFICVGTSSGLVLVFDIPPKGTNIMVSEVLERHCDAITDIAAELGQAPDGAGDLVTADDAGTLCVWSTGEEFALLSKIPAFGCTCSSVKLWNGIVAAGYGNGQIRLYEATTGLLRAEVNAHARWIYALDLAPQTGKLLSGAEDSFVHVWKLSRNPDTDDVEVEHCHGECVTDTQVCGVRFCDPEGNSFAVTGYDLSEIFRYGRT, from the exons ATGGCTGCGGCGACCAGCGG GATGTACCGCAAGGAGAAGAGCATccagctgaagagcagcagcgCGGCCCTATACAACAACCTGAGcgtgctgcccctgcctggcaggcagctcaCCTGCTTCAGCACCGTGCACGGCCCCAGCCTTAGCATGGTCACTGCCGATGGGCTCGGCTTCTCCCACCGCCAGCTGCAGGCAAAGGAGGGCGGCATGACCGTCAGCACATCCCTCCTCACCCAG GCTGCTTGGTGTGTCCTGCCATCACGGGTCCTGCTGGTGCTGACCTCTCAGAAAGGGATCCAG ATGTACGAGTCCGATGGCTCCATCATGGTTTATTGGCACGCGCTGGATGTCACAGAGCATCCTCCAG CACAAGCAGTGTTTGCTCGAGGGATTGCTGCAGCTGGCGGACGCTTCATCTGTGTGG GAACGTCCtctgggctggtgctggtgtTTGACATCCCTCCCAAAGGGACGAACATCATGGTGAGCGAGGTCCTGGAGCGGCACTGTGATGCCATCACTGAcattgcagcagagctgggtcaGGCGCCG GATGGGGCTGGTGACCTGGTGACCGCCGATGACGCTGGGACCCTCTGCGTCTGGAGCACAGGAGAGGAGTTTGCCCTGCTTAGCAAAATCCCGGCCTTTGG CTGCACCTGCTCCTCCGTGAAGCTGTGGAACGGGATCGTGGCTGCTGGCTACGGAAACGGGCAGATTCGGCTGTACGAGGCAACAACTGGTCTCCTGCGCGCTGAGGTCAATGCTCACGCTCGTTGGATCTACGCACTGGACCTGGCACCACAGACTGGAAAG CTGTTGTCGGGTGCAGAGGACTCCTTTGTTCATGTTTGGAAGCTCAGCAGGAACCCGGACACAGACGATGTGGAG GTGGAGCACTGCCACGGCGAGTGTGTGACTGACACGCAGGTCTGTGGCGTCCGCTTCTGCGACCCCGAGGGAAACTCTTTTGCCGTGACCGGCTACGACCTGAGCGAGATCTTCCGCTACGGCCGCACGTAG
- the C2H2orf81 gene encoding uncharacterized protein C2orf81 homolog, whose translation MTQAARRGASRCTGGGASVAVETGTLRASRPGGGMVVRPGAEKMTPRERAAAPKSRGEKSRPPTVAAARAAAGPGRLPEAEWLYLLGARRADRDVGDIIAELMGRLLDECSKAHAAQQCVPFAVGQARDALLHAVQWRFLMRDEGDTGHERDGIWQEDEEPEPCTVDSWAQGSVPVLHAHHSLGEGKVSGARAACEHGRQDPSPAPNTGSPPMQPLCPGQVPSACAILPVPVPCHLEPPQDKAAVSSQPPKGKPPRAWPLPRPAPLARPPAPCPPSGLAKTPGQLEPGWCLLQSPHRDTVGSSVMRASSHTSPLSRPSCTSLVTIWPGRPLHSTGVKQEGSGTMLGVHRLGPGSRPEHWIKPQVEVLDLDLGAEAKLPACPCGGGWHSQALELGSLQLPWGLATVGRGWLQLLPPGSPQPPGPVPRQLGSLLDPAWLAPGVTVRWGGSVIHRVCIPAHGEEEDEDGDEMGEAKWDLRPICPTLPFPAIVAEQVMGDGEC comes from the exons ATGACGCAGGCGGCGCGCAGAGGGGCGTCACGGTGCACGGGGGGCGGGGCCAGCGTTGCCGTGGAAACCGGGACGCTTCGCGCCtcgcggccgggcggcgggatGGTGGTGCGGCCGGGGGCTGAG AAAATGACCCCCCGGGAGCGGGCGGCCGCCCCCAAGTCACGTGGGGAGAAGTCCCGGCCGCCCACCGTGGCCGCTGCCCGAGCCGCTGCTGGCCCTGGGCGCCTGCCTGAGGCCGAATGGCTCTACCTGCTCGGGGCCCGGCGGGCAGACAGGGACGTCGGGGACATCATCGCGGAGCTCATGGGCCGCCTGCTGGACGAGTGCTCCAAAGCCCACGCGGCTCAGCAG TGCGTGCCCTTTGCCGTGGGCCAGGCACGGGATGCCCTCCTGCATGCTGTCCAGTGGCGCTTCCTGATGCGGGATGAGGGGGACACGGGTCACGAGAGGGATGGCATCTGGCAGGAGGATGAGGAGCCTGAGCCCTGCACCGTGGACTCCTGGGCACAGGGCTCTGTCCCTGTCCTGCACGCCCACCACTCGCTGGGCGAGGGAAAG GTCTCTGGTGCAAGGGCTGCATGCGAGCATGGAAGGCAGGACCCCTCTCCAGCACCCAACACTGGATCTCCCCCCATGCAGCCACTCTGTCCTGGCCAGGTCCCCAGTGCTTGTGCcatcctgcctgtgcctgtgccgTGCCACCTGGAGCCGCCGCAGGACAAGGCAGCCGTCAGTTCCCAACCCCCCAAGGGAAAACCTCCCCGTGCGTGGCCTCTGCCTCGGCCAGCCCCTCTGGCCAggccaccagccccctgcccaccctccgGCCTGGCCAAGaccccagggcagctggagccaggaTGGTGTCTGCTGCAGTCACCCCACAGGGACACAGTGGGGAGCAGCGTCATGAGGGCCAGCAGCCACACATCACCATTGTCACGTCCCTCCTGCACCAGCCTGGTAACAATCTGGCCAGGGAGgcccctgcacagcacaggggTGAAGCAAGAGGGGTCTGGCACCATGCTAGGGGTCCACAGGCTGGGCCCTGGCAGCCGGCCTGAGCACTGGATCAAGCCCCAGGTGGAGGTGCTGGACCTGGACCTGGGTGCAGAGGCCAAGCTGCCTGCATGTCCCTGCGGTGGTGgctggcacagccaggcactggagctgggcagcttgcagctgccctgggggctggccaCCGTGGGACGGGGATGGCTCCAGCTGCTCCCCCCAgggtccccacagcccccggGCCCTGTGCCCCGACAGCTTGGCTCCTTGCTGGACCCTGCTTGGCTGGCCCCTGGTGTGACCGTCCGATGGGGTGGCAGTGTGATACACAGGGTCTGCATCCCTGCACAcggtgaggaggaggatgaggatggtGATGAGATGGGGGAGGCCAAGTGGGACCTGAGACCCATCTGCCCCACCTTGCCCTTCCCAGCCATTGTGGCCGAGCAGGTCATGGGTGATGGTGAGTGCTGA
- the LOC101924520 gene encoding retinol dehydrogenase 12-like, whose translation MELLSACSHPCWSLLSLLLGLLLWARRRRAWDPCKCPTDLTGKTVIVTGANSGIGKYVALDLARRNARTILACRSQERGQVAVEEIRAATGNPAVLLRLLDTSSLASVRTFAQAVLREEKRLDVLVNNAGLTGLPFTITPEGLEQTFATNYLGPFLLTNLLLDLLKASAPARIINVSSFRHSAGTADSRCLTGQERLSSFDATYNSTKLMNILFTAELAQRLQGTGVTANALSPGVVSTGIMRHFSWAVRVLFTLIRPFIKSAEQGAVSTIYCAVSEEVSGITGKYFSSDCRLALPSRAARDPGLARKLWEESERLTGLTDGPRP comes from the exons ATGGAGCTGCTGAGTGCCTGCAGCCACCCGTGCTGGTCCCTGCTCtcgctgctgctggggctgctcctctgggCCAGGAGGAGACGCGCCTGGGACCCCTGCAAGTGTCCCACTGACCTGACCGGCAAGACAGTTATTGTCACCGGAGCCAACAGTG GGATTGGCAAGTATGTGGCCCTGGACTTGGCGCGCAGGAACGCCCGCACCATCCTGGCGTGCCGGAGCCAGGAGCGGGGCCAGGTGGCAGTGGAGGAGATCCGGGCGGCCACTGGCAACCCCGCGGtgctgctgcggctgctggACACCAGCTCGCTGGCCTCTGTGCGCACCTTCGCCCAGGCTGTGCTGCGGGAGGAGAAGCGGCTGGACGTGCTGGTGAACAACGCTGGCCTCACTG GGCTGCCCTTCACCATCACgccggaggggctggagcagaccTTTGCCACCAACTACCTGGGCCCGTTCCTGCTCACCAACCTGCTACTGG ACCTCCTGAAAGCATCAGCACCTGCCCGCATCATCAATGTCTCATCATTCCGGCATAGCGCGGGCACAGCCGACAGCCGCTGCCTCACCGGGCAGGAGCGGCTCAGCAGCTTTGATGCCACCTACAACAGCACCAAGCTGATGAACATCCTCTTCACTGCCGAACTGGCACAGCGCCTGCAGGGCACAG GGGTGACCGCCAATGCCCTGAGCCCTGGCGTGGTGAGCACTGGCATCATGCGCCACTTCAGCTGGGCCGTCCGAGTGCTCTTCACTCTCATCCGCCCCTTCATAAAG TCGGCAGAGCAGGGGGCTGTCAGCACCATTTACTGCGCCGTCTCGGAGGAGGTCTCGGGCATCACAGGCAAGTACTTCAGTAGTGACTGCAGGCTGGCGCTGCCCTCCAGGGCTGCCCGCGACCCCGGCCTCGCTCGCAAGCTCTGGGAAGAGTCAGAGCGGCTGACAGGGCTCACTGATGGCCCTCGGCCCTga
- the LOC106112638 gene encoding uncharacterized protein LOC106112638, whose protein sequence is MPRRKEVPALGSLCLQSLAQHMQSIWVKDYSENYLDEYQFRFVMGPFNDLAGSLVQDLIRLLGESRRLTRAALHLLLLPHLRELSLRPCPSLASNAIGQLITLRCKQSLSSLDLHGCSRLSADVLVDLAEGLPQLSRLGLAETQANVQVLSAVGSCCRHLQELDVSRCKKVSPCALRHLAYDPLAQSLCCPVLRVLLARDLEPPGDGSMAAVLAFLLLALPRLEFLAHGAVPDALRLLHGWQLDDLGDTEGFPSLGELARQRGAAPEGPRITLPLRQVEEVEEPELATIRAICPQAEEASVWLGDSLAGGWELLGWSCLARLTLGCTGRQGWALAEVLPLVQSLGPRLQTLALHGFCYQDELSLATLLASCPDLQAFSAELHAPLDTNPDGEMPAEPSHWDTNLLPHGLPQLQSCFLTLASTTGTFPAPHGLVLRATLASLLCHAPRLRTLRLVGIPFPLDSVFETVLAAPGLPLLELQELSLAESQVSSQTVWLLLASEGCLHHLDLSHCRDIHRQDYDSFLQAVWKQQLHLDIIWE, encoded by the exons ATGCCCAGGAGGAAGGAGGTGCCGGcgctgggcagcctctgcctgcagagcctggcCCAGCACATGCAGAGCATCTGGGTGAAGGACTACAGTGAGAACTACCTGGATGAGTACCAATTCCGCTTTGTCATGGGCCCCTTTAATGACCTGG CCGGCAGCTTGGTGCAGGATCTGATCCGGCTGCTGGGCGAGAGCCGGCGCCTGACACGGGCAGCGCtccacctgctcctgctgcctcacCTGCGGGAGCTGAGCCTgcgcccctgccccagcctcgCCAGCAACGCCATCGGCCAGCTCATCACCCTGCGCTGCAAG cagagcctgaGCTCCCTGGACCTGCATGGCTGCAGCCGGCTGTCAGCGGACGTGCTGGTGGAcctggcagaggggctgccGCAGCTGagccggctggggctggcagagacACAGGCCAATGTCCAGGTGCTTTCGGCCGTGGGCTCCTGCTGCCGAcacctgcaggagctggacGTGTCCCGCTGCAAGAAGGTGTCCCCGTGCGCCCTGCGGCACCTGGCCTATGACCCGCTGGcgcagtccctctgctgccctgtgctccGAGTCCTGCTGGCCCGCGACCTGGAGCCCCCAGGGGATGGCAGCATGGCGGCGGTGCTggctttcctgctgctggccctgccacGCCTGGAGTTCCTGGCCCACGGCGCTGTACCAGATGCCCTCCGCCTCCTCCACGGGTGGCAGCTAGATGACTTGGGGGACACAGAGGGCTTTCCCTCGCTGGGGGAGCTGGCACGGCAGCGGGGGGCTGCCCCGGAGGGCCCCCGGATCACCCTGCCCCTGCGGCAggtggaggaggtggaggagcctGAGCTGGCCACAATCCGTGCTATCTGTCCCCAGGCTGAGGAGGCCAGTGTGTGGCTGGGGGACAGCCTGGCAGgcggctgggagctgctgggctggagctgcctggcCAGGCTGACCCTGGGCTGCACCGGGCGGCAGGGCTGGGCgctggcagaggtgctgccGCTGGTACAGAGCCTGGGCCCCCGCCTGCAGACCCTGGCCCTGCACGGCTTCTGCTACCAGGACGAGCTCTCCCTGGCCACCCTGCTCGCCAGCTGCCCTGACCTGCAGGCCTTCAGTGCCGAGCTGCACGCCCCACTGGACACCAACCCCGATGGTGAGATGCCAGCCGAGCCATCCCACTGGGACACAAACCTGCTGCCCCACGGCCTCCCCCAGCTCCAGAGCTGCTTCCTGACCCTGGCCAGCACcactggcaccttcccagcccctcATGGGCTGGTGCTGCGTGCCACGCTGGCCTCACTGCTGTGCCATGCCCCACGCCTGCGAACGCTCCGCCTGGTTGGCATCCCCTTCCCGCTGGACTCTGTGTTTGAGACCgtgctggcagcaccagggctgcctCTGCTTGAGCTGCAGGAGCTCTCACTGGCTGAGAGCCAAGTGTCCAGCCAGActgtgtggctgctgctggcctcagAGGGCTGCCTGCACCACCTGGACCTGTCCCACTGCCGGGACATCCACCGGCAGGACTATGACAGCTTCCTGCAGGCAGtgtggaagcagcagctgcacctgGACATCATCTGGGAGTAG